From a single Bacillus gobiensis genomic region:
- a CDS encoding GntP family permease has protein sequence MEIYLLIITLLSIVIVVLGVSLWKWHAFISLTVASLFLAVFSGLSMDKIVEAYEHGVGSVLGHLVGILALGTILGKMMSDSGAGMQVAEFFIKKFGAKKLPWAMLLSGFIIGIPVFFEVGLVILLPLAIAIRKSTNQNILLIAVPVLAGLSIVHGLVPPHPGAMTAIGIYNADLGGVLLYSLIIAFPAAIIAGPIFAKWIHKRVVPEKEPEIIRVETKIKQLPGTGISFVVIVLPILLMVLSIIAPLLPLPEFVENLLAFIGSPVMALLLSVFAAYIFLGYRQGMNGDLIKKLTEECLLPLSSITLIIGAGGGFKQILIDSGVGTTIANMSEQLSLSPIVLAFLVAGLIRVATGSATVALTTAAGIITPIIANMSDVNLELLVIATGAGSLMLSHVNDAGFWLVKEYLGLSVKETFKTWTVMETLLAFIAFGLALVLDIFV, from the coding sequence ATGGAGATCTATCTTCTGATCATCACACTATTATCTATTGTTATCGTTGTTTTAGGGGTATCACTCTGGAAATGGCATGCATTTATCAGCCTAACTGTTGCAAGCCTTTTCTTAGCAGTATTTTCCGGACTATCCATGGACAAGATTGTCGAAGCCTACGAACATGGAGTCGGCAGTGTTCTTGGCCATTTAGTCGGAATTCTTGCATTAGGCACAATTTTAGGAAAAATGATGTCTGACTCCGGGGCAGGAATGCAGGTCGCAGAATTTTTCATTAAAAAATTCGGTGCAAAAAAACTCCCATGGGCGATGCTGCTTTCTGGTTTCATCATTGGGATTCCGGTATTTTTTGAAGTCGGTTTAGTCATTTTGCTTCCGCTTGCGATAGCGATTCGAAAATCAACCAATCAAAACATTCTCTTGATTGCAGTACCCGTGCTCGCCGGTTTGTCCATCGTCCACGGTTTGGTTCCGCCGCACCCAGGTGCAATGACGGCAATTGGGATTTATAATGCTGATCTGGGAGGAGTTCTTCTTTATTCCTTAATTATTGCATTCCCGGCCGCAATTATTGCGGGGCCGATATTTGCTAAATGGATTCATAAACGTGTGGTTCCTGAAAAAGAACCAGAAATCATTCGGGTTGAAACGAAAATAAAACAGCTTCCGGGCACTGGAATTTCTTTTGTCGTAATCGTTTTGCCTATTTTACTCATGGTCTTATCGATTATAGCGCCATTATTGCCGCTGCCAGAGTTTGTGGAGAATCTTCTCGCGTTTATTGGAAGCCCTGTCATGGCTCTTTTGCTTTCTGTGTTTGCTGCGTATATCTTCTTAGGCTACCGACAAGGCATGAATGGTGACTTGATCAAAAAATTAACCGAAGAATGCTTGCTGCCTCTCTCCTCAATTACTCTTATCATCGGAGCAGGCGGCGGATTCAAGCAAATTCTGATCGATAGCGGTGTTGGTACTACCATTGCCAATATGTCCGAGCAATTGTCACTTTCACCTATCGTGCTTGCCTTTTTGGTTGCCGGCTTAATTCGAGTCGCTACAGGCTCTGCAACAGTTGCCTTGACAACAGCAGCCGGTATCATCACTCCGATCATCGCCAATATGAGCGATGTCAATTTAGAATTGTTGGTTATCGCTACTGGCGCAGGATCGTTAATGCTATCTCACGTAAACGATGC